A window from Gopherus flavomarginatus isolate rGopFla2 chromosome 4, rGopFla2.mat.asm, whole genome shotgun sequence encodes these proteins:
- the SDHAF4 gene encoding succinate dehydrogenase assembly factor 4, mitochondrial, with translation MALRRLLGRATRPGLLCSSVRRTSSNVEGKSEPIQKSPKKSKLPVGRLDEPEESNREREPLEKFPDDINPATKEKGGPKGPEPTRYGDWERKGRCIDF, from the exons ATGGCTCTGCGGCGGCTGCTGGGCCGCGCAACCA GGCCAGgtctgctgtgcagctctgtgaGGAGAACTAGTTCTAATGTGGAAGGAAAGTCTGAACCTATACAGAAATCCCCTAAAAAATCAAAATTACCAGTAGGTCGTCTTGATGAACCAGAGGAGTCcaatagagagagagaaccaCTGGAAA AATTTCCAGATGACATCAATCCTGCTACAAAGGAAAAGGGTGGACCCAAAGGCCCTGAACCTACTCGTTATGGAGATTGGGAGAGAAAAGGACGTTGTATAGATTTTTAA